A segment of the Bordetella flabilis genome:
TGCGGGAAAGGTCGAACCTGTGTTCGTCGACGATGTCGCGGAACTGCCGCAGGCCGTCCTGGACTTCGTCCGTGCCGGCGATGTGGTGATCGTGATGGGGGCCGGTTCGATCAGCAAGGTCCCGGCACAGATAGGAGAACTGGCATGAGCGCACACGATACCCACGGCGGCTCGGCGACGCAGGAGCAAAGCCTGCAGCGTGCCCGCGCGGCTGCACAGGCCGGCTCGGACGGCCGCGGCCTGGGGCGCGTCGGCGTGCTCTATGGTGGCCGTTCGGCCGAGCGCGAGGTTTCGCTGATGTCCGGCGCGGGCGTGCACGAGGCGCTGCGCAGCGTGGGCGTGGATGCGCACCTGTTCGACACGGGCACGCAGAGCTTCGCCGCCCTGGAAGCCGCCGGTTTCGACCGTGTCTTCATCGCGCTGCATGGCCGCTATGGCGAGGACGGCACGATCCAGGGCGCCCTGGAAGTCCTGGGCATTCCCTACACGGGCAGCGGGCCGGCGGCGTCGGCGATCGCCATGGACAAGATCATGACCAAGCGGATCTGGCTGCAGCATGGCCTGCCGACGCCGGACTTCGCCATCCTGGACGCGCAGACGGAGCTGCGCCGTGTGCCCGACAGTCTCGGGCTGCCGCTGATCATCAAGCCGCCGCACGAGGGCTCGACGGTCGGCATCACGAAGGTGCGCGGCTACTCCGATATGAAGCAGGCCTACGAAGAGGCGGCGCGCTTCGACAGCGAGGTGCTGGCCGAACAGTTCATTACCGGGCGCGAGCTGACGGTGGCGCTGCTAGGCGCCGGCGCCAACGCCCGCGCGCTGCCCGTCATCGAGATCGTGGCGCCCGATGGCAACTACGACTACGAGCATAAATATTTCTCCGACGATACGCAGTACTTCTGCCCGGCCGACCTGCCTGAAGCGGTCGAACAAGAGGTGCGCCGCATCAGCGTCGAAGCCTATCGTGCGCTGGGATGCGAGGGCTGGGGCCGCGCCGACCTCATGCTGGACGCCGAACAGCGCGTATGGCTGCTGGAAATGAACACTTCGCCGGGCATGACCGGGCATTCGCTGGTGCCGAAGGCGGCCCAGGCGGTCGGCATGTCCTATCCCGAACTCTGTGTGGCTATTCTGTCCGACGCTTCGTGCAAGGTACGCAGCCCGGCTCGCAATTCCTGACCTGGATATTCCGTGTGGAACGACGCTCGCACCACCAATCTGATCGCCAACACGCTAGCCGTGCTGGCGGTGCTCGCCATGCTGGCGGGTGGCGTGG
Coding sequences within it:
- a CDS encoding D-alanine--D-alanine ligase is translated as MSAHDTHGGSATQEQSLQRARAAAQAGSDGRGLGRVGVLYGGRSAEREVSLMSGAGVHEALRSVGVDAHLFDTGTQSFAALEAAGFDRVFIALHGRYGEDGTIQGALEVLGIPYTGSGPAASAIAMDKIMTKRIWLQHGLPTPDFAILDAQTELRRVPDSLGLPLIIKPPHEGSTVGITKVRGYSDMKQAYEEAARFDSEVLAEQFITGRELTVALLGAGANARALPVIEIVAPDGNYDYEHKYFSDDTQYFCPADLPEAVEQEVRRISVEAYRALGCEGWGRADLMLDAEQRVWLLEMNTSPGMTGHSLVPKAAQAVGMSYPELCVAILSDASCKVRSPARNS